The genomic segment GGCGCGGGAGGCAGCGCACCTGGCCGGGGAGAAGCTCCTCTCCTACTACGCGTCGGACTACGACATCCACCACAAGAGCGGCGGCAACCCGGTCACCACCGCGGACATCGAGGCCAACGAGGTGCTGCACGAAGCCCTGCTGGGAGCGTTCCCGGAAAGCGGCTGGCTGTCGGAGGAGTCCGCCGACAGCCCCGAGCGGCTGGAGAAGGAGTGGGTGTGGATCGTGGACCCGCTGGACGGGACCATGGAATTCATCCGCGGGATCGACGAGTTCGCCGTTTCCGTGGCGCTGGTGCAGGGCACGGCGCCGGTGGTGGCGGTGGCGTACAACCCCGCGACCGACTGCATGACGCATTGCCGCCGCGGCTTCGGCACCTTCGCCAACGGACAGCCGGTGCGCGTGTCCGGCCGCGCCAAACTGGAGGGCGCTACAATGGTTGCCAGCCGGAGCGAGACCCGCCGGGGCCTTTTCGCGGAGTTCGATGGAATCCTGAAGATCAAGCCCACGGGCAGCATCGCCCACAAGCTCGCCGAGTTCGCCGGCGGCCGCGGCGACCTGATCATCAGCCTGCGGCCGAAGAACGAATGGGACGTGTGCGCCGGGGTGCTGTTGGCGGAAGAAGCCGGTGCCAAGGTGACCGACCTGGACGGCCGGCCGTTTGCATTCAACCAGGCGGACACGCTGCGCAACGGCGTCATCGCCGCCAACCCGTCGCTCTACCCGGAAGTGTACCGCCTCGTCGCCGGGCGCAGGCGCTAACGCCCCGGATACGTCATTCCGCATCCGGGTCCGGTTCGGTGACTTCTCGCAGCAATTCCAGAGCCTCTTCGGCTTCCTCTTCCGGCACCTGGATGGTGGCGGCCACGCCGGCCGAGCCGAACCCGCCCCACAGCGGCCCCACCGGCAAAAGGCTCAGCGCCGATTCGCCCTGCACCACGTAGGTGATGCCGGCGCTGTCGAGGACGGACTTGACCACGGCCAGGGTGGTGACGTCTACCGTCCGAAACACATCTACATAGGCCATGGTGCTCCCGGGAGGTTGCTAAACCGTTCGCTCTCGGCCGGCGGCCAAAAGGCCGGTTGCCGGCTCTTCCAACGCGCTCGGGTCGGGATTCACGGCTGAACCGGCGATGTCCAGCACCAGCCGGGTGACCGAGATGCGCCCGCCCAGGCACACGTCCACGTCCCGGCCGGGCTGCCGCGGACGCTTGCGATACTCCGCCTGGTAGATGAACGCGCCGTCCTCCTTCCGGTAGGCCACGCCCAGCGGCCGCGTGTCCAGGGGACAGACCACGGCGTCCACCTCTCCATCCTCGGCCGAGTGCGGCATGTTGGCGTTCCAGTACTCGCCTTGCGAAAGGTCCGAAGCCAGAAGCCGCCCGAGCAGCACCGCGGCCCTGCGGAACACGGCCTCCCAATCCAGTTCCAGGCCCTTGGCGACGTACTGGGAAATGGCCAGCGCGCGGCAGCCCAGCAGCGCGCCCTCCCGCGCGGCGG from the Deltaproteobacteria bacterium genome contains:
- a CDS encoding 3'(2'),5'-bisphosphate nucleotidase CysQ, which translates into the protein MDLDRALTTAREAAHLAGEKLLSYYASDYDIHHKSGGNPVTTADIEANEVLHEALLGAFPESGWLSEESADSPERLEKEWVWIVDPLDGTMEFIRGIDEFAVSVALVQGTAPVVAVAYNPATDCMTHCRRGFGTFANGQPVRVSGRAKLEGATMVASRSETRRGLFAEFDGILKIKPTGSIAHKLAEFAGGRGDLIISLRPKNEWDVCAGVLLAEEAGAKVTDLDGRPFAFNQADTLRNGVIAANPSLYPEVYRLVAGRRR
- a CDS encoding DUF2007 domain-containing protein, translating into MAYVDVFRTVDVTTLAVVKSVLDSAGITYVVQGESALSLLPVGPLWGGFGSAGVAATIQVPEEEAEEALELLREVTEPDPDAE
- the surE gene encoding 5'/3'-nucleotidase SurE, translating into MKFLLTNDDGIDAPGLDVLERAVREWGEPVVVAPAVGKSGVGHQVTTDRPIPVEQRDACHYSVEGMPADCVRIGLTEIVPDASWVLAGVNRGANLGADVYISGTVAAAREGALLGCRALAISQYVAKGLELDWEAVFRRAAVLLGRLLASDLSQGEYWNANMPHSAEDGEVDAVVCPLDTRPLGVAYRKEDGAFIYQAEYRKRPRQPGRDVDVCLGGRISVTRLVLDIAGSAVNPDPSALEEPATGLLAAGRERTV